One Phoenix dactylifera cultivar Barhee BC4 chromosome 8, palm_55x_up_171113_PBpolish2nd_filt_p, whole genome shotgun sequence genomic window carries:
- the LOC103710922 gene encoding RING-H2 finger protein ATL67-like, which yields MLLPQKKIPLFRPRFSPSCYKTPFFSPSSSQNVLLPLLRRRHSRRQRHASPPTSSSSFFLRNLSNLGLGYAIAAALGVLVLLSTVLLASYIHCRARARSTNPNPNGGGAGGNFNGVVLPDVIFVAEEEEDDEDNNGEEGGRGSAPTGLDAAAISSYPRFPFRRGGLAFVIC from the coding sequence ATGCTtctcccacaaaaaaaaattccGCTGTTTCGCCCACGCTTCTCTCCGTCATGCTACAAAACCCCCTTCTTCTCCCCCTCCTCTTCCCAAAATgtccttctccccctcctccgccgccgccacaGCCGACGACAACGCCACGCCTCCCCTCCGACCTCCTcatcctccttcttcctccggAACCTCAGCAACCTCGGCCTCGGCTATGCCATCGCCGCCGCCCTCGGCGTCCTTGTCCTCCTCTCCACCGTCCTCCTCGCCTCCTACATCCACTGCCGCGCCCGCGCCCGAAGCACGAATCCTAATCCTAACGGTGGCGGCGCCGGCGGCAACTTCAACGGCGTCGTGCTGCCCGACGTAATCTTCgtcgcggaggaggaggaggacgacgaGGACAACAATGGCGAGGAGGGCGGTCGAGGCTCCGCACCCACCGGGCTAGACGCGGCAGCGATTAGCTCCTACCCGAGGTTCCCGTTTAGGAGAGGAGGTTTAGCATTTGTTATTTGCTGA
- the LOC103710870 gene encoding F-box/kelch-repeat protein At3g61590-like: MEGEISWESYSTSYLVSEVVESKPVSEGDGSQDGGTLVSLDAILPSDLLEKVLSFLPIASIIRSGSVCKRWHEAVHSVRFSWTSMLPQKPWYFMFTCSEDAVAGYAYDPSLRKWYGFDFPCIEKSNWSTSSSCGLVCFMDSEDRSRIFVCNPITKDWKRLQDAPGGKHPDYSALAISVDRKSHNYTVAVAKCRQVPEDYYQWDFSIHVYESGSESWATPFNEILVGWRGGDECVICNGVLYYLIYSTGVLGNVEPRHCLVMYDLSGRSSHASLMRMAIPVPCSLTCGRLMNLKDRLVMVGGIGKHDRPGIIKGIGIWELCNKQWREVVRMPHKLFQGFGEFDDVFASSGTDDLIYIQSFGSPALLTFDMSQKMWKWSARSPVTKRFPLQLFTGFCFEPRLEVAS; encoded by the coding sequence ATGGAGGGCGAGATATCATGGGAATCTTATTCAACTTCCTACCTTGTAAGCGAGGTTGTCGAATCTAAACCAGTTTCTGAAGGTGACGGCAGCCAGGACGGAGGCACATTGGTTTCCTTGGACGCAATTCTTCCTTCTGACCTCCTGGAAAAAGTCCTCTCCTTCTTGCCCATCGCGAGCATAATTCGATCAGGGTCGGTATGCAAAAGGTGGCACGAGGCCGTGCACTCTGTTAGGTTCTCATGGACCAGCATGTTACCTCAGAAGCCATGGTACTTCATGTTCACTTGCAGCGAGGATGCTGTGGCCGGCTATGCCTACGACCCGAGCCTCCGGAAATGGTATGGCTTCGACTTCCCTTGCATCGAGAAGAGCAACTGGTCTACCTCTTCCTCCTGCGGGCTAGTTTGCTTCATGGATAGCGAGGACAGGAGCCGGATCTTTGTCTGCAACCCGATCACCAAAGACTGGAAGAGGCTTCAGGATGCTCCAGGTGGAAAGCACCCGGACTACAGCGCGCTCGCCATATCGGTGGACCGGAAGTCTCACAATTATACCGTTGCAGTTGCCAAATGCAGGCAGGTGCCCGAGGATTACTACCAATGGGACTTCTCCATCCATGTCTATGAGTCGGGGAGCGAGTCCTGGGCCACTCCCTTCAATGAAATCCTGGTGGGATGGAGGGGAGGTGACGAGTGTGTGATCTGCAATGGGGTGCTCTACTACCTGATCTACTCCACTGGTGTTTTGGGGAATGTCGAGCCTCGGCATTGCTTGGTCATGTATGACCTCTCAGGGAGGTCATCACACGCGTCTCTGATGCGCATGGCGATACCGGTGCCCTGCTCCCTGACGTGCGGCCGGCTGATGAACCTCAAAGATAGGCTGGTTATGGTCGGCGGGATCGGGAAGCATGACCGGCCGGGGATCATCAAGGGGATCGGCATTTGGGAGCTCTGCAACAAGCAATGGCGAGAGGTTGTTCGGATGCCTCATAAGCTCTTCCAAGGATTTGGCGAGTTTGATGACGTCTTTGCAAGCAGCGGCACCGACGACCTCATCTACATACAGAGCTTTGGGTCGCCGGCGCTGCTCACTTTCGACATGAGCCAGAAAATGTGGAAATGGTCGGCCAGAAGTCCCGTGACCAAGAGATTCCCCCTCCAGCTCTTCACCGGTTTCTGCTTCGAGCCGAGGCTCGAGGTCGCTTCTTGA
- the LOC103710869 gene encoding phosphatidylinositol 4-phosphate 5-kinase 10-like isoform X2: MVLSEQDRSDLGFNTTTTSRIRFSSDSSPDSRGTFREYEWTDYCPEVFRKLQEFEKINAGDYLQSVHGRETIKLLFLQKKNSSRLFSSYDDKFIFKTLSKPEMKVILEMLPNYYQHVQKYRNTLLTKFCGLHVVKPSNGQKVRFIVMENILQSDVSIHKTFSLRGSSQNRISKTGAEEDIHFAFHLHTPTRNQILAQIKHDCDFLEDEGIMDYTLLLGMHVCPAPFDSVIKDRNPSAHVAGPYQIPWCPFGWIGA, from the exons ATGGTTCTTTCAGAGCAGGACCGTTCTGATCTTGGTTTCAATACTACAACCACTTCACGCATTCGGTTTTCTTCAGATTCTTCTCCAGATTCTCGAGGCACATTTAGAGAGTATGAGTGGACAGATTATTGCCCTGAAGTTTTCAG GAAACTTCAAGAATTTGAGAAGATCAATGCAGGTGACTACCTACAATCAGTACATGGTCGTGAAACCATAAAGCTGCTGtttctgcaaaagaaaaatagttcTCGTCTTTTCTCATCCTATGATGATAAGTTCATTTTCAAGACGTTGAGCAAACCTGAGATGAAG GTAATCTTAGAGATGCTACCAAATTACTATCAACATGTACAGAAGTACAGAAACACTTTGTTAACAAAATTTTGTGGACTTCATGTTGTAAAGCCATCAAATGGGCAAAAG GTTCGATTTATTGTAAtggaaaatattcttcaatcagACGTAAGTATTCACAAGACTTTCAGTCTGAGAGGTTCATCTCAGAACCGCATAAGCAAAACAGGAGCTGAGGAAGATATACATTTTGCCTTCCATCTTCATACACCAACACGAAATCAAATACTAGC GCAAATCAAGCATGACTGCGACTTTCTAGAAGATGAAGGCATCATGGATTACACTCTATTGCTAGGAATGCATGTCTGTCCTGCACCTTTCGATTCGGTTATTAAAGATCGCAATCCTTCAGCACATGTAGCAG